One Cololabis saira isolate AMF1-May2022 chromosome 12, fColSai1.1, whole genome shotgun sequence DNA window includes the following coding sequences:
- the LOC133457578 gene encoding tubulin alpha-1C chain-like translates to MERLSVDYGKKSKLEFSIYPAPQVSTAVVEPYNSILTTHTTLEHSDCAFMVDNEAIYDICRRNLDIERPTYTNLNRLISQIVSSITASLRFDGALNVDLTEFQTNLVPYPRIHFPLATYAPVISAEKAYHEQLTVAEITNACFEPANQMVKCDPRHGKYMACCLLYRGDVVPKDVNAAIATIKTKRSIQFVDWCPTGFKVGINYQPPTVVPGGDLAKVQRALCMLSNTTAIAEAWARLDHKFDKVQIQGPPSTKTGQTPSL, encoded by the coding sequence ATGGAGCGTCTGTCCGTGGACTACGGCAAGAAGTCCAAGCTGGAGTTCTCCATCTACCCGGCCCCCCAGGTGTCCACGGCGGTGGTGGAGCCCTACAACTCCATCCTGACCACCCACACCACCCTGGAGCACTCCGACTGTGCCTTCATGGTGGACAACGAGGCCATCTACGACATCTGCCGCAGGAACCTGGACATCGAGCGTCCCACCTACACCAACCTGAACCGACTCATCAGCCAGATCGTGTCCTCCATCACTGCTTCTCTTCGCTTCGACGGTGCCCTCAATGTGGATCTGACAGAGTTCCAGACCAACCTGGTGCCGTATCCCCGGATCCACTTCCCTCTGGCCACCTACGCCCCCGTCATCTCGGCGGAGAAGGCTTACCACGAGCAGCTGACCGTAGCTGAGATCACCAACGCCTGCTTTGAGCCGGCCAACCAGATGGTGAAGTGCGACCCTCGCCATGGCAAGTACATGGCCTGCTGCCTGCTGTACCGTGGAGACGTGGTGCCCAAAGACGTCAACGCCGCCATAGCAACCATCAAAACCAAGCGCAGCATCCAGTTCGTGGACTGGTGCCCCACCGGCTTCAAGGTGGGCATCAACTACCAGCCCCCCACCGTGGTTCCcgggggagacctggccaaggtgCAGAGGGCTTTGTGCATGCTCAGCAACACCACCGCCATCGCCGAGGCCTGGGCTCGCCTGGACCACAAGTTTGACAAGGTCCAAATCCAGGGTCCACCATCGACTAAAACTGGACAAACCCCCAGTCTTTGA